The Trichoderma asperellum chromosome 6, complete sequence region AACACCGGCAGAGAGCAGGACGACGGGGGCGGTTGCAGGGGTCGCGGCGGCGCTGAAGGTGAACTCGCCGTGGGGAGGGCTGAGCTGCACCACGTCGCCGATCTTGTACTGCTCGTGGAGGCGCTGCGAGATCAGGCCGGCGACCTTGCCGCTGACGACCTCCTCGACGGTGTGCTCCTGGCCGTCCTTGTCCAGCTTGACGGTGATGCGGTAGTGGTCGGTGCTCTGGCTGGGGGACAGGCTCAGGCTGAACTGGCGGCTCTGGAACACGCCGTTGAGCTCCGGGATGGGGATCTGCAGGCTGACGTACTGGCCGGGCAGGAACTCGGGCAGCGGCTTGCCGTCGACGGGCTTGAGGTAGAAGCTGGTGACGTTCTCGGCCTCGTCGACTTTGGCGTCGATGGTGAAGTCGCGCCAGCCCTGCCAGCCGGCCTCGGCGTACAGCTCCTCCTCGcgcttgatgaagatgtcggCGAGCAGACCGTAGGCGACGACCCAGGCGTCCTTGATCTCCGGGGTGAAGGCGTCGCCGAGGATCTGCTGGAAGGCGCCGATGAGGTGCTCACCGACGATGGGGTAGTGCTCCGGCAGGATGAAGAGCGAGACGTGCTTCTGGGCGATGCGGTCGACGGCGCCGGCGATGTCCTGCAGGCGCTCGATgtggatggcggcggcgagcaCGGCGTTGGAGAGGGCCACCTGCTGGGCGCCGGTCTGCTGGTTGCGCAGGGAGAAGTAGTTCTGCAGCTCCGGGTGGGCGGCGAGCATGTTGCGGTAGAAGGTGGTGGCGACGACCTTGCCGTGCTCGCGCAGGATGGGCACGGTggccttgatgatggcgatctGGTCGGGGGTGAGGGCGGCCATGGTGatggttggtggtggtggtggtggttttgGTGTTGTTATAAAGGAAACAGATTTGGTTGTTTGTTGTTCAAGAAGAGGGTTGATGgcttgtatatatatatatataatgtatatataagttttcgATGCGTGTAGTTGCTGACGAGTTGAGTTGCCGTTGTATCCTGTTTAAGGTTTACCAATTGTAAGACTTGTCTTGATTATTCTATaataacaaaacaaaactaGACAAAACAATAAAGAGAAACAAGTAGTTGTTGGCGTTGTTAGCGATAGTCTGAATAACGAGGCAAGAAAAAGGTCCAGCTTCACTTCTGCTCCAGCccttttaaatacttttaaatattaaagtattcaTCTCATGGATGCCGAACAGCGAATAGCCTaactactaaaaaaaaaaaaaaaaaaaaaactctctTCTAGGCTGTTCCTCCCGAGCGTTTACAGCGTCTCCGCGCATAGTCGCCTGCGGCTCAATGGCAGTGGGCCTATTGCTGCTGACAACCTCGTATGCAACACTGCAGCGCACAGCGACAGCAGAAGCTGCGAGGTTCCACAAAACAGCCATTGCCCACTAATCTGGGCACCGGAGATCCGGAGACGCTGAATCCACGCGGTGCCCGGCAAGCTTTttgaataattttttttaagcagcGCATGACGGGGGCTCCACCTCGGTGGGCTGATTGTTCGGTCCGGAGCGAAGGCCACATGGAAGCAATCGGAACCGAGTTGATCGGGCGTTTCAGGGGTCCCATCTTTGCGAGTTGCCTTCTGATCTAGACTGTCTTTGCGGAGACGAGTTAGGATGAAAAGGCGATAGACTCCGAGACTGAGAAAGAGTCATCGACTCATcgtatgttttttttccctctcgctCAGCTGTATCGTGGGGTGAACAAGGCTGGGGCGATTCGATGAAGATGTAGATATATCCGCGGAAGAGGATTGGCAGTTTGAGAGAGTAGTATGTGAATATGTGTGTGCTTTTTTCATATAGGCGGAACCTGCCGAAGAGGTTTCTTGGACGGTTTTCTTGTTTGGTGACGAAACTATCGTGATTTGCTTTACACTTAACATTTGACTATCGGAATGGCCATACGGAaggcttttttcttctactaaAACTTTCACACtatttctctccatcttctgccaAGAACAAAACAGCCCATATCTCTTACACGCAATTGCTAGGTCGTTGCCTTGATGTCTTGTGTATTACCCAGGTAAGCATATATCGAAGAGACAAGCAGTATGACGTTATAACGGGCTCGTTTAGACCAGGCGAATCACACGCCCGGTAATTCGTTGTATCATTGCATAAAAGTATGGAGCCCCAGTCGATCCTTTTTGAGACGGACTTGTGGTGTTTCCTTGTttgtaatagtagtagttcTTCTTTCCACATCCTGTATTACTAAAACCTCACTCGGGGCGGGCGGTATTCGGCAATTCCGCACTGGCAAAGGTTTTTGGCTAACATTTCCGAGCCAGATGTACTTCTGTCAATAATGCAATATGAGTTGCACAATTCAAAATTACAGTGTATGAATTTCCACTTAATCACAGCAATGTGCACAAATCAAGGAGCATCTAATGCAATGATACAGTACTGTAGCTGAACATAGTTAAGAGCACCCGCCAAGCTTGGCAACAGAGACAAAGCTCCCGCTTAGTCATCCTCGGAACGGGGAAATGTGGCCGTTGACGACATCCCCACCAAAGCTGCGTCCCTCCTCCAGATGAGGCATCGAGCTAGCTATGAACCACATCGCATAGCAGCTCAACCCCCCTCCCAACATGCGGCGCACACTCCAATCGGCCCTGCTGCTGGGCCTGTCGTCGCTCGTGGCCGCCGTCTTCAAGGACGAGGTTGGCGACATCGACTTCCACCACGCCCTGGTCGGCGTCCCCCAGGTCGAAACCACCTTCTTCCACCGGCCGAAAAAGGACGAGAAAGCGAGCTATCTATACACGCTCAGCGATGCTGGCATTCTGGGAGCAGTGAACCCCAATTCGGGCGCTCTAGTTTGGCGCCAGCAGATTGCTGACGGCGTCTcccatggcggcggctacTTGAGGGCTCCCGAGGGCGAGAACTGGGTGGCGGCCGCGTATGGCCAGCGAGTCCAGTCGTGGGCTGCATTGAGCGGCAGGAATCTGTGGGACGTCGAGTTTGGCGGCGAGGTCAAGGACTTGGAGATCATGGAGCTCACCGAGAGCGCGCGAAAGGATGTCCTCGTCTTGTCTGACGAGGATGGCGTCACCGTTCTGCGGAGGCTCCATGGTGCTTTGGGAACCATTGTTTGGGAGTTTCGCGAAGTCTCCAAGGATATTCCTCTCCAGGTATCAACCAGCCTCACCAACGTCTACGTTGTCAGTCTTCACGGCTCGCCTTCTTCGTACAGCTTGAAAGTCACTTCTTTGGAGCCGGCGACGGGAGGACGAGTTGACCACTGGACGGTTGGCACCAAGGGCGAAGTCCATGAGCCAAGCGATGTCATGTTTGTTGGTGCAAACTCGGCAGCTCCGATTCTGGCATGGGCCAGCAACGACCTGACCAAGCTGAACGTCCATGTTCTTGGCACAAAGACGAAGCAAGAGTTCCCCCTTCTCGCCGATACcgtctccatcgccatccacGCTCCTCACTTGGTCCAGTCTCAGCCCCATTTCTTGGTTCACACCCGCACCACGACCGGCAACAAGGGCGAGGTCTTCCACACCGACTTGAAGTCTGGCCGCATTACCAGGGCATACGAGCTCCCCCTGCTCCCCGGACTTGGCACCTTCTCTACTAGCTCAGAGGGCGCCAATGTCTACTTCACCCGTGTAACTGAAGACGAGGTGCTTGTTGTGTCTTCCGATTCGCACAGCGTCCTGGCCCGTGACTCTCTCGCCCCCGAGGCCCGTACAGGAGCTATCCACGCAGTCTCTGAAGTCATCAAAAAGGCTGGCGGCAAAGAGTTTGCTATTCGCTCTGCTACTGTCACTGCCGCACAAGACTGGATTCTCATTCGAAACGGCAAGCTCGACTGGAGTCGCCATGAGGGCCTCAGCGGCGCTGTCGCTGCGGCTTGGGCAGAGATTCCAGAGGCTGAGGATCTGGCCAAAGTGCTCGCTGAGGAGGCACACACCAACCCATGGAATGCCTATGTCCACCGCCTCACTCGACACATCAATGATCTCCAGTATCTCCCTGACTACCTTGCATCTATCCCAACTCGAGTCATTGAGAGCATTACTGGCGGTGCCGTCGTGGTATCAAAGACGGAAGGCCTTCACCGTGACTCCTTTGGTTTCAACAAGATCATTATCCTTGCCACCCGGCGAGGTCGGTTCTATGCCCTTGACACGGGAAATCACGGCCAAATTGTTTGGTCTGTTGACGTATTCCCTCAAGCACCTGGTGCCGCTCTGGATGTGAAGGGTATCGTGGTCAACGACTCGGAGGGCACAGTCACGGTCCAAGGCTCCAAGGGTGAGTTTGCTGTCATCAAGGTGGCTGATGGTCAAATTGTCGAGGCTCGTCCTGGCCAAGATTCGGCTATTGTCTCTTCTGCTGCAGTTGTTGAGAGCGATGGTAGCAAATGGCTGCTTGCTTTTGATCAGGATCGAAAGCCAATTGGCGATGCCCTGAAAGATCACCCTCTTGACCAGACCATCGTTGTCCGAGACGAGAACGACATCATCAAGGGAGTCAAGTTTGTcaatgaagatggcgaaATTGTGAGACACGAGAtttggcagcttcagctgctcCCAGGCCAGAAGATTGCGAGCATCGCCAAGCTCCCACCCCATGATCCCGTTGCCTCCATTGGCCGTGTTCTGGGAGATCGAACAGTCAACTACAAGTACTTAAACCCCAACATTATTGTCGTCGCTGCTATTGATAACTCTGCATCTGCTCTTTCGATTTATGTCGTGGACACCGTCTCCGGCCAGCTGCTTGCATCGCAAGTATATGACGGCGTGGATGGTGACAAGGACATTTCCTGCACCCTGTCGGAGAATTGGTACAGCTGTGCCTTCTTTGGACAGTATGCTCTGAATGACGGCACAAACCGGGATATCAAGGGATACCAGGTTGTTGTGTCTGACTTGTATGAGTCACCAAACCCTAATGACCGTGGTCCTCTGGGTGATGCGGAAACCTTCTCGCCTCTGGATCCTGTTGATACCCCGACTGGCGTGCCTCTTCCATTTGTGGTATCCCAGACCTGGATCATCTCGGAGCCTCTGACCAACTTGACCGTGACTGAGACGCGCCAAGGTATTAGCAGCCGACAGCTCCTGGCCTACTTGCCTGAGTCTCATGCTGTCCTGGGCATCACTCGCCACGGAATTGATCCTCGTCGACCCGTCGGCCGGGACCCGTCTGCGGCGGAGATGGAAGCCGAAGGTCTTATCAAGTACACACCTGCCATTCAGATTGATGGTCGGAACCTGCTCTCGCACGAGCGCGATGTTGTTGGTGTGAGAGGCATCGTGGCCACGCCGGCCGTGGTCGAGAGCACAAGCTTGGTGGTGGCATATGGCATTGACGTCTTCGGATCTCAAGTTGCACCGAGTGGAACATTTGATATCCTAGGCAAGGGATTCAACAAGATCACTTTACTGGCTACAGTGGTGGCGCTCACATGGGGAGTGGTGATTTTGGCACCGATGGTACGTTTGCTTGCCCCTTTTGAATTGTAAATTTACATGGTATGGGCTGTATAACTGACTTTTACCACGCAGGTTCGGAGGAAGCAGATCAACCGAAAGTGGGAGGCGTTCTTGTAGAAATGTCCATGCGATTAGAGGTGATAGATCACGGACAC contains the following coding sequences:
- a CDS encoding uncharacterized protein (EggNog:ENOG41~TransMembrane:1 (n4-14c19/20o938-958i)~SECRETED:SignalP(1-19)~BUSCO:EOG092D0NEP) — protein: MRRTLQSALLLGLSSLVAAVFKDEVGDIDFHHALVGVPQVETTFFHRPKKDEKASYLYTLSDAGILGAVNPNSGALVWRQQIADGVSHGGGYLRAPEGENWVAAAYGQRVQSWAALSGRNLWDVEFGGEVKDLEIMELTESARKDVLVLSDEDGVTVLRRLHGALGTIVWEFREVSKDIPLQVSTSLTNVYVVSLHGSPSSYSLKVTSLEPATGGRVDHWTVGTKGEVHEPSDVMFVGANSAAPILAWASNDLTKLNVHVLGTKTKQEFPLLADTVSIAIHAPHLVQSQPHFLVHTRTTTGNKGEVFHTDLKSGRITRAYELPLLPGLGTFSTSSEGANVYFTRVTEDEVLVVSSDSHSVLARDSLAPEARTGAIHAVSEVIKKAGGKEFAIRSATVTAAQDWILIRNGKLDWSRHEGLSGAVAAAWAEIPEAEDLAKVLAEEAHTNPWNAYVHRLTRHINDLQYLPDYLASIPTRVIESITGGAVVVSKTEGLHRDSFGFNKIIILATRRGRFYALDTGNHGQIVWSVDVFPQAPGAALDVKGIVVNDSEGTVTVQGSKGEFAVIKVADGQIVEARPGQDSAIVSSAAVVESDGSKWLLAFDQDRKPIGDALKDHPLDQTIVVRDENDIIKGVKFVNEDGEIVRHEIWQLQLLPGQKIASIAKLPPHDPVASIGRVLGDRTVNYKYLNPNIIVVAAIDNSASALSIYVVDTVSGQLLASQVYDGVDGDKDISCTLSENWYSCAFFGQYALNDGTNRDIKGYQVVVSDLYESPNPNDRGPLGDAETFSPLDPVDTPTGVPLPFVVSQTWIISEPLTNLTVTETRQGISSRQLLAYLPESHAVLGITRHGIDPRRPVGRDPSAAEMEAEGLIKYTPAIQIDGRNLLSHERDVVGVRGIVATPAVVESTSLVVAYGIDVFGSQVAPSGTFDILGKGFNKITLLATVVALTWGVVILAPMVRRKQINRKWEAFL